The genomic stretch CCAAGGGAAGGAGGAGGAAAAGGATAAATGCGAGTACGAGTACTAGGTGGGGAGTCTCTTTCCAGTGTTTACCAGCATTTTGGATTTCAATGAGAAGGTTTCCCTTGGGGCCCTCCACCTGGGAGCGAAAGCGGAACCAGTAGAGTGAGCTAAGGAGTAAAAAGAGGAAAATATGCAAAAAGAGAAATAACATAAACCCAACCTTATTTTTTAGCGGAGTCCAGAGAAGAAAAAAATGATCGGAGGCAAAAACATCGGTAAGTAGGAAAGTTCGGAAAACAACTTTTGCAAGGATGGTTTTGGGAAGAAATACCAAGTAACCCCAAGCCATAGGTAGGAAAGCCCCATCCCCAAAAAGAATACAAGTGGAATGTTTTGGGAATGAAAACCCAAACAAAGGAAGGAAAAACCGGAGAAGAAAACCAAAATCGCTATCCCTTTTGCCAAGCGTGGTGAAAGCCAAAGGTTCAGTGTGTTCGTATTTTGGATTTTGTCCCTCTCTCTGTCAATTTGGTAGGTCTGTAAGACATTGGCGAGTACATGGAGGAAAAAACTGACAACGATCAAAGGGAATCCTTTCGCACCTGAAAACGGAAGGAGGATCCCCCAAGTATAAAAAACAGAAACCAAAATTTCCTTGGGAATGGGAGAGAGTTGTTTCACAACAAGGACAAGGACAATCAGAAAACAAAGGAGATAAGTTTGGTTCTGGCTCAGAAATTTCCATTCCCAAACAAAACCCAGTAGGAGAGCCGATAAAAATAAAATCCCGATGGCCCATTGGAATTTGGATTGGTTCTGCAAATAAAACTGGGAACGAAGTGAGAGTGGGGCAATTTCTTTTTTGGCATCCCATAAGTGGTCTGACAAGTACAAGACCCAAACAGAAGTCAGATAAAACAAAACTAAGCTCAGGTGAAGTTTGGTTTGGAAGTAATGTTTGAAAAAAAATAAATTCGCAAAAACGGAAAATACGATATCAAAAGACAAATAAGAAAAAGTGAATAAAGCTTGAGATGCCCGATTTATGTTTTTGTTTCGGAACATAGTTCATCTATTCCAAGACGGAATCCAAAAGCAAAAAGAAAATTCCCTTGCCACAAAAACTTTCGCAGTCTGAAATGTATGCCAATGTTCAGGTCCATTCGAAACGCAATTTACTCTGTATACTGTATACGTGACCAATTCCCCAAGTATATGTCGGAATTACTTTTAGAAGAAGAAGAAATGGGAGCTTTGTTTGCTGTTCGATTTCGGTATGTCATTGGATTTGCCCTCATTGCTAGTGCTTTTGCAAACCTAAGTAATATTGATACAATCTGGGGGTATTTGGTCAACTTCATTGCCATCGGTTTCTATTTTATGAATACATTTGTACATTTGCATATTCTGAAAAAAAAAGATAGTAAGTGGAAAACAAAATATGACTACATAAGTTTACTTGTAGACAATGTTTTGATTACAATGACCATCCTGAACTGGTATTGGATCAAAGGAGATGGGAATCCCAATTTTTTGGTGAAAACCCCCCTTATGATCTTTTATTTGTTACCTCTGTCGTTGTGTTTGTTCCAATACCGATTTTCTCTGGTTGTTTTTACCTTTCTTTGTTTTCTCATTAGTTATTATTCCTTTATTACGGTGGCCTTGCTTGATCCTGATGCACAAGTGAGTTTGGATTGGACAAGTTATGTGTTAGGTGATGAAATTATTCTTTTGGATGCACTTGTTTCCAAACCTGTGATTTTTTTGATTTTAGCATTTGCCATATCCTATGGAATTTTTCGTAGTCTCAGGATGTTATTAAAGTTTGCTGCATCTGAAACACAAAAAACAACTCTTTCTCGATACTTTTCTCCTGATTTGGTATCCGAGATCGTTTCCGATCCAGAAGTCATTGGCAAAGGAAAACGCCAAAAGGTAACGGTTCTATTTAGTGACATTAGAGGGTTTACTCAGTTTTCTGAACTTTTGGATCCCGAAGAATTATCTGTATTTTTAACAGAATTTCGTCGGAGAATGGTTCGTGTCATTTTTCAAAACAAAGGTAGTTTGGATAAATTCATTGGAGATGCTGTCATGGTTACTTTTGGAACTCCCCTTCCTTCTGAAATCCCAGGGGAAGATGTTACCAATGCTGTAAATGCAGCATACGCAATGTTAAATGAATTGAAACTTTGGAATGAGGAAAGGAAATCCCAAGGGCAAGTAGAGATAAAAATTGGAATTGGAATTCATTCTGGTGAAGTGTTTTGTGGGAGCATAGGATCAGAAGAAAGAATGGAATACACCGTTATTGGTGATACGGTCAATACGGCTTCAAGGATCGAGTCGGCGTGTAAAGAGATAGGTTCTCCGCTTCTCATTTCAGAAGTAGTATGGGAAGAAATTGGAAAACCGTCTGCATGGCATAAAAATGAAGCTGTGTTACTCCCTGGTAGGGAACAAAAAATCAATCTATATGCTTACCAAAACGTTTGAGTTAAGTATTTAGATTTAATTTGTAAACTGCTTCGTGTAAGGCGGGATTTAGTTCTGGATCAATGATATAAATCACACGTGTGGTTCCAGCCTGTAAAGCTAAATCCATAATGGCTTTTCTACGATCAATTTTGATGCTCTTTAAATCAAAGTCTGCAATTTTAAATTTGATTCCTTTTTGGAACACGGGATTGATGCTACAAATCCTTTGGAGTTTTGGTCTTGTTTGGTATCGGCCTACATCCAAAACAAGGCAGATGTCAAAGTGAGCTCGTTTTTCTGAATCCACAGAAGCTGTAATCACAAAGTCACCAAAGTTAATGATATTTTCGTTATTGGTAAGAGAACTTCCAACGTAATCAAGGAGGTGGCGAATGTTTTTGTTACTATAAGAAAAAAACGAATCGTTTAGAATCATCTTGAGTGCAGTAGAAGATTTAAAAGCAGGTCTCCACGGTTGGTTGGAAGTTAGGGATGCATATTCACTTGCCAGTGATAAAATCGCAATGTCTTCTTCAAAACTAGAAGTTGTGACATTGTTTTCTTGTAAGTGTAATTGTAATTCGATATCTTGTGTGATTCTTTCTTTTCCCACTTCTCTATTGTATTTATCACGAACTGACATGAGTTTGGTGAAAAGTGACCTTGGGTCTGGGAAGTTATTGTTCACCCCGTTGCCTCGGTATGGTCGGTGGTGGTTTAAAATCAGAGTTCGGACATGAGATTCAACTTCGGGAGCAGGGAGGGTCATTAAATAACTAATGATAGGGTGTTGTTGGACAACAGCATATTCTTCCTTTGTAAGTTTTGGAGTTTGTTTGACTTCAAGCCTTGAATATCCTACATCCATCAAATAACTTGCCATCATAAGGCTTAAGTGGTCTTTTTTATTGGATTCTTCTTTCCCTTCGTTGACAATCTTACGTGTACGAACCTTCATTCCCATTGCCACAACTGTACGTTTCGTCATAAGCTCTGATTCAACGGAAACACCTGCTACACTTAAGATTTCTAAGATATTAAAAATTCCCAATTCAAAATCAGGATTACTTGTAAAATCGGTGAGAAGTTCATTCACAGAGTTTTGTACAAACACTGCTTGGTCAGACGAAAAGGATGTTTTACGTAAATCTTCAATTAACGCCTGCGATTGTTTGGCGAAGCGAGCGGTTTTTTCAATGTCGAATAATTTTGTAGTTCGACCTGGTTCTAAGTAAGGTTTATCGGCACCATTAGGTTTTGATTTTTTTAATTCGGAAATTAAAAAGTAAACTCCTTGCATTTCAAACTTTAAAAGTTTACCAAAGTCCGCTTCCGTTGGGTTTCTTTTTTTATGAATTAAAATTTGTCCGTCTTTATTGTATAAATCGAGCGGGATGTTTTGGTTTTTTCGAAAACTATTTAAAGATTCTTCGGTTAACTCAAATTTTGCGAGCTTTTCTCTAGGTACTATATTTGTATCATTTGTGCTCATTGGAAACTATACCCATTCGACTAAAGAAACTTTATGAATGTTAAGGCGATGATGTATCTTCTTACTTAAATTGTAAATTCATTCCTTTGTTTTGAAACTCATTTTTATTTTTAGGGAATTTCCGTAAGTAGTAATCCTAATCTATAGTAGTGGATGTTCACTTTCTCGTAACAAATGTAGCCAATCAAAAAAAGATGTGTCAGGAAAGAAACATCTGTTAATATATGTTAGGTGATTTACGAACATTATCGTTTTGATTTCTCAAATTTCGAAAATTCGATGTTCGTTTTTGGAATAAAATGCTGCAAATGAGGACAAATGACTCTGATTTTTTCGTTTACAGTTTCAGGAAAAGTACGGAAAAATCTTCTCTATGAGCATTCTTACGACCAAAAAATCTTCTTATGATTTATTCAATCCAACGGAAGACCATTTAGCCTTACGACAATCCGTTGCGTCATTTGCAGAACGGGAACTAGACGAACAAGCGAAAGAGAATGATGAAACTGAATCATTTAATGAGATGTTATTCAAACGACTTGGTTCCGAACTCGGAATTTTTGGAATCACAGTACCGGAAGAAGAGGGAGGGCACGGACTTGATCCACTTGCTTCTGTCATCATCCATGAAGAGATGAGTCGTTTTGATCCAGGATTTACACTTTCCTATTTGGCTCATGAAGTTTTATTTGTGAACAATTTTTTTTATAGCTCCAATGCTTCTCAACGTAGCCGTTACCTCAGCAAAGTCATCACTGGAGAATGGATTGGTGGAATGGGAATGACGGAACCTGGTGCGGGAACTGACGTACTTGGGATGGCAACCCATGCTGTCAAAAAGGGAGATCGTTACGTCATTAACGGTGTAAAACAATACATCACAAACGGTTCCGTTGGCCAAGTTTTTGTACTTTATACAAAGTTAGATAAAAATGCAAAAAAAATGACTTCATTTGTAATCGAATCATCTTACAAAGGTTTCTCGGTTGGGAAAAAAGAAGAAAAAATGGGAATGCGTTCTTCTCCCACAACTCAACTTGTTTTTGAAGATATGGAAGTACCAGAAGAAAATCTCCTTGGAGATGAGAATGGTGCCATCACACATATGATGCGTAATTTGGAAATCGAAAGGGTGACTCTGGCGGCACAATCGCTAGGGATTGCTCGTCGTTGTGTGGACATCATGTGTGATTATACAGTCCGTCATCGAGAAGCTTTTGGAAAAAAACTCATGGAGTTTGGGCAAATCCAAAGGTTGGTTGCAGAGTCTTACGCAGATTACCAAGCAGCAAGAGCTCTTGTATACCAAGTTGCAAGTGAACTGGGACCAGATGTTCGTAATTCTCTTGGTGCAGCGTCTGCAAAACTAGTAGCAACACAAATGGCAGAACGAGTTTCAAGAAACGCCATACAAGTACTAGGTGGTTATGGTTATTGCCGAGAATACCCAGTTGAAAGGCTCCATAGGGATGCAATCCTTCTTAGCATTGGTGGTGGAACGAATGAAGCCATGCAAAAAAACATTGCAAGTGATCTCAAAAAACTTTGGTCGGAGTGATCGGTCAAATCATCTAAACTAAAACTTTTTTCCCATTCGATTTTTATGCCAGTCTACTAGTTAGATGGAAAAAGAATGGGATGTGATTGTCCTTGGCTCTGGGCTTGGAGGTCTCTCTGCTGCATTATCTTTTGCAAATAAAGGCAAGCGGGTTCTCGTGCTTGAAAAGAGTATCTCGCCTGGAGGTTCAGCCTCTAGTTTTTGGAAAAATGGATATTTGTTTGAATCTGGTGCCACAACTCTTGTTGGTTTTGAACCTGGTCTTCCCATGGATCGACTCACAAAAGAACTTGGCATCCAATTTCCAATCCTACCCATAGATAGGTCAATGGTGGTCCACCTTTGTGGAAAAACCATTGAAAGGTATAAAGATAGGACTCTATGGATCAAAGAAGCCAAGCGTATGTTTGGTGGTGGATTGCGTATGGTTTTGTTTTGGAAATTGTGTTTTTTTCTGTCCGATCAACTTTGGAGTTTGTCTGCAAGATACAAATGGTTTCCATTTCAAAACCTTCGTGAGGTTTTTATCAGTCTAAAAAAGTTTCGGCCATATGATTTGATCGTTTTTCTGTTTTCGCTTGTATCCGTACGATTTGTACAAAAATTATTTTGGTTACACAAAAATGAAGAGTGGAACCAGTTTTTGAATGAACAACTTCTCATCACAAACCAATCTGTTTCAAACAATGCACCTTTTGCCATGGCAGCGGCTGGACTTACCTATCCTAATTTACAAAATTATATAGTGAGTGGTGGCATGTTGGAACTATCCCAAACACTCATCAAACGATTACGGGAATTGGGAGGAGAGTTCCTTCCAAAACAAGAAGTGAGCCACTTAACCAAAAAGGTTTGGGAAAATCTTTCTGAACACTTCAATCAAGAAAGGTTAGGTGGTCGTTACTACTTTCCATCTAATCCTAAAACGATTTGGGAAGTGAAAACAAAAAATATAGACCATTCAGTTTTTTGTGCACCTATCCTCGTATCAAACCTTCCGATTTGGAACCTGGTCACAATGACTAAAAGTTTACCAAAATTAGAAAACAAGGCAAATGGAATGGAAAAAGGGATATGGGGAGCCTTTACCATGGGAATTGCCATCCAAGTAGGTTCTCTGGAACATTCTCTTCAAAAGGAATGCCTCCACCACCAAATCCATTTAGAATCACCTCTTCCCCACGGAGGAGGGCGATCAGTCTTTGTATCCATTTCACACCCTGAAGACAAACTCCGATCCAAAGATGGAATTCGGATTTTATCAGTTTCGACTCATTTAGAAAATCCTGAGAATTGGAAACGTGACAAAGACTACCAGATTCGGAAAAAAGAAATCGAATCCGTGATTCTATCTGCTTTGGAAAAAAACTTTGATTGGTTCAAACTTACGAATATCCAGTTTTATCATTCTGCAACACCTGTTACGTGGCAAACCTGGACAGGTCGCAAATGGGGACGTGTGGGAGGAATCCCTTCCGTTTATTTTTTTAATCCTTTTCGAATGGTATCCAATCGATCGGAAGATCCTAGTCTTTTACTGACAGGTGACACAGTGTATCCAGGTCAGGGGATTCCTGCCGTTGTGCTTGGTGGACTCAATGCCGTGGAACAATATGAATCCCGAAAGTTCGGTTGATTTCCGAACCGAATCCTAGAGCCTGGGCGAAACGATGGTTCGCCTTCCAAAGATTCACATCAAAGTGCCAGGAACTTCTGCTAATTTAGGTCCTGGGTTTGACCTCATGGGCCTTGCCCTTGACATCCATAATGAATTCGAATTTCAATTTTCAAAGGAAATTACAGAAACCAAAACCGAATTGAAAAACGGAAAAACTTTACCTTTCTCCAAAAAAGAAGATTTGGTTTTGTCGTCTTATTTGTCTTATTTTTCCAAATTTGCGAAGAATCTCACACCTCCACCTTATCACTGTAAAATGACATTGGCATTACCTTTAAAGGGAGGGCTTGGGTCTAGTGCATCCGCGATTGTTGCTGGACTCTGTTTAGCCAAAGAAGTCCACAAAAGATTAAGTACCGAATCTTTACCAACAGAACAAGAGTTCACTCAATTCTTAGCAGAATTTGAAGGCCATCCTGACAATACACTTCCTGCATACCTTGGTGGATTCGTTTTCGCTTACTCTACGTTTGGTGAGACATTACGTTATTTTCGAAAAAAGTTCCCATCTTCTGTTTCCATTTTTGTCCTCACACCTGAGTATTCCGTTTCTACAGAAGAATCGAGAAAAACTCTACCTAAGTCATATGTGACCTCTGATGTGATATTTAACCTTTCACGAATTGGGGCATGGATGCATTTTTTGGATAAACGTAAGTTTGGTGACCTGCTTGTTGGATTGGAAGACAAGATGCATACTCCTTATCGAATTCCAAACTCATCTCCACTTTTTCCTTTAGCTGATACGTTAAAACAAGAAGGGATTGGGTATTGTTTGTCAGGTTCTGGTCCAAGTTTACTTATTTTTTTAGAACGAAAGGCCTTAAAATCAAAATTAAATGAATTGGAATCAAAAGTTTCAAAGATCATGAAGGAATCTGGGATCACGTATCAATTTCGTAGGGTTAAACCTGATGGAATCGGAGTTCGAATCAAAATGAAATGAGTTCACTCTCAAACCTCTGATAGGTTAGGTGAATTGTTTTTCGGAGTTTATTCTTCTTCTGCTCCTTCCTCTTTTCCGAATCCATAAACATCACCTCGAAATCTCACTTTTCGGTTGATCCCCGGTTGTATTTTACCAACTTCAAAGGTAAACTTCATTCTTTCTTTTCCTGAGCGATTGAAATAAAAGGAAGATGTGAGTGAAATCTCGATAAAATTTACCATTCTATCTTTTGTAATTTTATCAGAGATCCTAAATTCAGCAGGGTGTCCAATGATCTCATAAGAATCAAAGGTTTCTTTGGATTCCATTTTTCCATAATGTTCCATTCTTGGAGGTTTATAAAAACTGGGTCCATTTTTTAAAACGGTAATCGTATAATCTTCGCTATCTCTACTTTTTTTGAATTGGAAAATCAAATGATCTTCCGTGATGGCATTACAACGTGTTGCCAATTGTCCTGTTTTACAACCAACATGGAAACTTGCAAATCTAGAAAGTTCATCGACTACTAAATCATATTTATCACCCGTTTGGACAGGGATAAATCGATCTGATTCCTTTCGCATAAAAATGGGATGGATGAATTGGTTGTACACAACTAATCCCAGTCCTAAAATGGAGATTGTAAGCACACCACTGAGGACTAGGACAAAACTATCTAAAATGGCAATGCTTAAAAACAAAATTACCTTTTTGTATCAACCTTATGGCTCTTTGTTTCCGGTAGAGGTGTCCTTGTCACAAGTGATAGAAGGTCCTTCACTTCCTCTGGAGAAATGATTTGGTTCAATTTTTCTTCTAGGGAAGCTGGTGTCGGTTTTAAAACCAAATCCTCAGGTTTTACTTTCGATTCTGATTTAGTTTTGGCTTCGTTTCCAGCCACTTCGTTGTTCGTTTTTTTAGGGAAAGATTCCTTTCCTTCCTCCGACTGTTTTCCCGTTTGTGTGGGAAGGGTGGGGGGAATGGATAGGCCAGGATTCCCTTGGATATTAATTGTATTCATAGTTCCCAAACCTCCGTGTTCAGGATCGGCAATTGAAGAAAAAACTTTCCTTTTCCCTCCCTCAGATTTTCGGTCAAATCGTGGTTCGCTTTAGCGAAAATCGAAACATTTTTTAGGATTTTTCCGTTTGATTGCCCGCTTTATGGCCGGGAAGCTGGCAGAGATGGAAAATAATTTTAAATCGTGGATGGCTTCGCCCATCTCTAAAATCTTTATAGGGACCAATTTGGTCTTTGCCGTGCTTTTTTTAGTCAGTGTTCCTTCTTTTGTGAAAGAATACATCACCCAAGATGCAGTGAGTATCGGTGGAAAAAAATACGACTTGAGTGACGTGAAAGACTCCTCACCGATTGCATATTCCAAATTCCAATCTGAATACAAAGCCCTTCTCAAAAATACCTTTGGTGAATTTGCTCAGGACAAATTATTTGAATTAGTCGCAAAAGATAAAAACATCAAACCTTCTGAAGTTTTAAATGAAGGATTGGTTTTAAGAGAACCTTCGGAAGAAGAAATCTTAAACGTATATATGTCTAACAAAGCACAGTTAGGTGGGAAATCTCTCGCTGAAACAAAAGATAAAATTGTTGGATTTTTAAAAAACCAACAAGAACAAGAACATAGCAGAAACAAATACCGTGAGATCATCACGAAATACCCAGTTGATTTTTTAATCAAAGAACCTGAATCAATCCGAGTGACTGTGGATGAAAAAAACAATCCAAGTATGGGACCAAAAGATGCGAAGATTACAGTGATTGAATTTTCAGACTTTGAATGTCCATTCTGCAAACGAAGCCAAGATGTGAATCGCCAACTCCGAGAAAAATACAAAGGGCAAATCCGTTGGGTATTCCGTGATTTCCCTCTTCCATTCCACCAAGACGCAATGTATGCTCATATGGCTGCAAACTGTTCCATCGAAGAAGGAAAGTATTGGGATGTTTTTAATGTTTTATTTGATAACAGCGGTAATTTGAGTAAATCAAATGTAGATTCGTTGGTATTAAAAACAGGATTATCCAAAGACAAATACCAAACTTGTATGAAAGACCAATCAAAATTAAAAAGTGAAATCGATGCCGATATCCAAGATGGACAAAAAGTAGGAGTCAGTGGAACACCTGCATTTTTTATCAATGGGATCTTTGTATCGGGTGCCTTACCATTTGAAAACTTCGATGAGATCATCCAAAAAGAACTGAAACAATAAAGGATTATAAACCAAAAAGGAAAAATTATATGAGCAAAAAAGTAAAAGTTGCTGTCACAGGTGCTGCCGGGCAAATCGGATACGCACTCTTATTTCGTATCGCTTCAGGACAAATGTTTGGACCTGACACAGCTGTCGAACTCCAGTTGTTAGAATTGGAACAAGCGCTCCCTGCAGCGAAAGGTGTCATCATGGAATTGGATGACTGTGCGTTCCCATTACTCGAAAAAGTATCAGTGACTTCTAACTTAGATGAAGCATTCCGTGATATCAATTGGGCTCTTCTCGTAGGTTCTGTTCCTAGAAAAGCTGGAATGGAACGTGGTGACCTTCTCAAAATCAATGGTGGTATTTTTACAACCCAAGGGAAAGCGATCGAAAAAAATGCAGCAAGTGATGTAAGAGTTCTTGTTGTAGGTAACCCATGTAACACAAACGCACTCATTGCAATGAATAATGCAAAAGGTGTTCCGTCTGACAGATGGTTTGCGATGACAGGACTTGATGAAAATCGTGCAAAAACTCAATTGGCACAAAAAGCGGGAGTTCTTGTAAAAGATGTTTCCAATGTAGCAATTTGGGGTAACCATTCAGCGACTCAATACCCTGACTTTTATAATGCAAAAATCAAAGGAAAACCTGCAACTGACCTGATCAGTGACGAAGCTTGGTTAAAGGGAGATTTTATCTCTACTGTGCAAAAACGTGGAGCTGCGATCATTGCTGCAAGAGGAGCTTCTTCCGCTGCTTCTGCTGCCAATGCAGTGGTCGACACAGTGCATAACATTGTGACACCAACAAAACCTGGAGATTGGTTCAGTGCCGCTTGTCATTCCAATGGTGAGTATGGTGTAGACAAAGGTCTTATCTTTGGATACCCACTCAAATCTGATGGTAAAAAAGTAGAGATCGTAACAGGTCTTGAGATCAATTCTTTCGGTAAGGAAAAATTTGATATCACTCACAATGAATTAAAAGAAGAAAGAAACGAAGTAAAAGATATGTTAGGTTAATTTCAAAAACAGATTTTCCCTACAGAATTGACTTGTAGGGATTTTTTCTGACTTCGAAGCCCACTTGGTGAAATAGTTCCAGTGGGCTTTTTTTATGATTATTTGGTACAAGAGTTTTGGTATTTCCGAAAAACAAAGTATCTTAGTTCCACTTCCTTCATTCCGAATCCATAATTTGGACAAATTGATTTGGGTCTTCGAAAAATGGCAAATGGCCACAGTGGTCTAGAACTGTTCGTTTCACATCTGGAAATCTTTCGATGATTGTATCCCATGTATAATAAGGAGCCACTTGGAAATCATACTTTCCTAATATGAGTTGGATTGGAAGTTTTAAGGTCGATAGGTAATTTTCGACATTGATCTCGACAAAAACTTTCCCAAACAAATAATCAAACGCTAGTTTGTTGGTTCCGATTCCTTCCCATAATTGAGTGGAATCCATTTTTAAATCATAAAAACCGAGTGCATCCTGGCTTACACAATACAAATTGAAAAAGTTCCGAAGGCCATCTGGATGAGACTCAATTTGTTTTTGGAAATTGGTTTGGAGTTGTATGTGTTTTTCTTTTCTCTCTTCACTTGCGAAAGTTGCAAAGTAAGTTTCCCGTTCCAAAAGGGGGGCTCCATGGTTTGGTCCTGTTGCTACCATCACGAGTTTAGTAACACGATTTGGGTATTTTTTTGCATAAGTTAGAGCCATGTAACCGTGGCCTGAGTGGCCAAGAATCGTACAAGCTGGGATTTGGAGATGGTTTTGGAAGAAATGAAAATCATCCAATACCACATCCAAATCATACGTGGATTCGTTTTCAGGAGTTGATTCAATACGGTTCGCAAATCCTCTATGGTCCACAACAGTGATGTGATACTTGGATGCCATCGTTTCAGGGATCACCCTTGGGTAGTACAAAGCACTTCCGAGCCAATAGAGGTTTGGTCCTTTCGTATTGTTTTGTGCGATTAAAAAATCAAATCCATCCCTTTGGATTGTCTGATAGTTCCATTCCATAACATTCCCTCCGAATTAATGTAGTGAATCTCTATTTTTTATATAGTTGCAACATACAACCATATAGTTGCAGTATGCAACTAAAATACTTGTCAAAAACGATATTTAATTTAAATTGGGGGAATGAATGAAATTTTTTCCTATTTAGGCATTCACTTAAGTGAAACTTTACTCCAGATGCGGAAGTTTCTCGCATACGAGTTTGAAACGAATCGAGTAGGGATGCGATTTGAAGAATGGATCCAACTGATTCCTCTAATGGAAAAGGAAAGTTTGAACCAAAAAACCTTAAGTGACCGATTGGCCAAAGATAAAACCACAATCTCTAGGTTAGTTGATAGTTGGGTAAAAAAGGGATGGGTCAAACGAATCCAATCGATTGAAGACAAACGAAGTTTTAGTTTAAAATTAACAACTAAAGGGAAATCCATATGGGAG from Leptospira ellinghausenii encodes the following:
- a CDS encoding alpha/beta hydrolase, whose amino-acid sequence is MEWNYQTIQRDGFDFLIAQNNTKGPNLYWLGSALYYPRVIPETMASKYHITVVDHRGFANRIESTPENESTYDLDVVLDDFHFFQNHLQIPACTILGHSGHGYMALTYAKKYPNRVTKLVMVATGPNHGAPLLERETYFATFASEERKEKHIQLQTNFQKQIESHPDGLRNFFNLYCVSQDALGFYDLKMDSTQLWEGIGTNKLAFDYLFGKVFVEINVENYLSTLKLPIQLILGKYDFQVAPYYTWDTIIERFPDVKRTVLDHCGHLPFFEDPNQFVQIMDSE
- a CDS encoding malate dehydrogenase, giving the protein MSKKVKVAVTGAAGQIGYALLFRIASGQMFGPDTAVELQLLELEQALPAAKGVIMELDDCAFPLLEKVSVTSNLDEAFRDINWALLVGSVPRKAGMERGDLLKINGGIFTTQGKAIEKNAASDVRVLVVGNPCNTNALIAMNNAKGVPSDRWFAMTGLDENRAKTQLAQKAGVLVKDVSNVAIWGNHSATQYPDFYNAKIKGKPATDLISDEAWLKGDFISTVQKRGAAIIAARGASSAASAANAVVDTVHNIVTPTKPGDWFSAACHSNGEYGVDKGLIFGYPLKSDGKKVEIVTGLEINSFGKEKFDITHNELKEERNEVKDMLG
- a CDS encoding MarR family winged helix-turn-helix transcriptional regulator, with product MNEIFSYLGIHLSETLLQMRKFLAYEFETNRVGMRFEEWIQLIPLMEKESLNQKTLSDRLAKDKTTISRLVDSWVKKGWVKRIQSIEDKRSFSLKLTTKGKSIWEKGIPVVREADLVFKKNLSEENEKELFVTLFKIQTSIQFAETKNVPY
- a CDS encoding DsbA family protein translates to MENNFKSWMASPISKIFIGTNLVFAVLFLVSVPSFVKEYITQDAVSIGGKKYDLSDVKDSSPIAYSKFQSEYKALLKNTFGEFAQDKLFELVAKDKNIKPSEVLNEGLVLREPSEEEILNVYMSNKAQLGGKSLAETKDKIVGFLKNQQEQEHSRNKYREIITKYPVDFLIKEPESIRVTVDEKNNPSMGPKDAKITVIEFSDFECPFCKRSQDVNRQLREKYKGQIRWVFRDFPLPFHQDAMYAHMAANCSIEEGKYWDVFNVLFDNSGNLSKSNVDSLVLKTGLSKDKYQTCMKDQSKLKSEIDADIQDGQKVGVSGTPAFFINGIFVSGALPFENFDEIIQKELKQ